The DNA region CAAAAGACGCCTTGTTATATCCGCCCCTCTTTCTGCGCTCTTTCTTATTATCTCAATGACCCTCAACACTTCCTGTTCCTGTGTTGGGATTTTTCTCCTTAGAATTTTAAGCCCAGTTTGAATTGAAGCAATGACATTGTTGAAATCGTGAGCGATACCTCCGGCGATTGAACCGATTGATTCAAGCTTTTGAAACTGCAACATTTGTGCTTCAAGTATCTTCGCCTCGCTTATATCTCTCTTTATCGCAACAAAATTTGTTATGTTCCCCTTACTATCAAACAACGGGAATATCACCATCCATTCATAATATAAATCACCGTTTTTCCTCTTGTTGATCAACTCCCCTTCCCATATACCCCCACTTAATATCGTATTCCACATTTTCTCATAAAAACTCCTGTCTTGCTTACCACTTTTTAAAATTCTCGGGTTTTGACCCAGTACTTCATAAACCTTATACCCGGTCATTTTCTCAAACGCTGGATTAACATATTCAATTCTTCCCTGTGTATCAGTTATCATAACTGCTTCGGTCAGATTCTCAATAACTTTGCTAAGTTTGAAACGCTCATATTGAAGTTGTCCCTCCTGAGTCATATCTTTAGCTATCGCAATGTAACCATTTAATCTTCCATCCGATGAGAAAACTGGCTCAACATCAATAGCCAAAATTAACTCCCTTCCCCTAAAAGATTTAAACGGGAGTATCTCCCTTACCCTACCACCTGAAAACTTCAAGTTTTTAACTTTATCAATAACTTCCGGACTTAAAAAGTTGAATATATTTAAACCGACAAGACCTAAGTCAGCGTCTTGGATGTCAAGTATTCGTTTGATTTCCGGGTTAAAATAAAGAATTTTCCCTTCTGCATCTGTGTGCAAAATCCCTACCGGAGCGTTATCAAGAACAGTTCTTATAAATTTTTCCGAACTTTTCAAAAGGTCAAACAACCTTGCATTTTCAATGGCACTTGCCATTTCAGCACAAATGTTAACTCCAAGTTCAACTTCATCTTTTTCAATTTTCACATCCCTGCAAAAATAAACATCAACCCTACCAATAAATTTTTCCCTATGAACGATCGGAAAGATAGCAAAGGTTTTAATCCCCTCGCTCAAAAGAACTTCTTTGATATCAGCGGACACATTTCTTTCAGCACTTTCAACAACTATTGGAAATGTTTTCTCAAATCTATACCATGGGGTATAATTCATTAAAAACCTAATGTTCCTCTCCTCAAGCCCACGTGAGATTACACACCTAAAAGAACCATCATCGTTAATCAAAAATATAGCCATCTTATCAGCTCTAAAATTTTCAACTATCAAGTTTGAAACAACGCTCAAAATTTCATCTATATGAAGATTAAAGCCAATCGCCCTTGAAACCCTGTTAAGTATATTTAACTGCCTTAATCTTCTTATGGCTTGATTATACAGTTCGGCGTTTCTAAACGCACTTGAAATTTGAACCGAGATACGAGCTAAAAATTCCCTATCTTCCATTTTTATGCCGTCAACCCTATCGCTCTCAACATTCAAAATCCCGATAACTTCATCTCCTATCTTCAATGGCACATCAAACTCTGAT from Candidatus Thermokryptus mobilis includes:
- a CDS encoding PAS domain S-box protein; the encoded protein is MKRRLSLRVKFVLALVFIISLLILSQQIFNLEAERLFIFLTLFIVILFVYIFIWRVLIPLERYRISIDRSLRGQYVDLKPLGTGEVAELGQKIIELIDKLKRKDFENFVISQIDNALLSNVRIDDSAEEILKILKDSLGYYRFSIYLVDKEEQKFRLLKSIGFEEKYLIPELNFGAKGLINYAYQFRTSVYSPDVLKDERYIQEHPSIRSEFDVPLKIGDEVIGILNVESDRVDGIKMEDREFLARISVQISSAFRNAELYNQAIRRLRQLNILNRVSRAIGFNLHIDEILSVVSNLIVENFRADKMAIFLINDDGSFRCVISRGLEERNIRFLMNYTPWYRFEKTFPIVVESAERNVSADIKEVLLSEGIKTFAIFPIVHREKFIGRVDVYFCRDVKIEKDEVELGVNICAEMASAIENARLFDLLKSSEKFIRTVLDNAPVGILHTDAEGKILYFNPEIKRILDIQDADLGLVGLNIFNFLSPEVIDKVKNLKFSGGRVREILPFKSFRGRELILAIDVEPVFSSDGRLNGYIAIAKDMTQEGQLQYERFKLSKVIENLTEAVMITDTQGRIEYVNPAFEKMTGYKVYEVLGQNPRILKSGKQDRSFYEKMWNTILSGGIWEGELINKRKNGDLYYEWMVIFPLFDSKGNITNFVAIKRDISEAKILEAQMLQFQKLESIGSIAGGIAHDFNNVIASIQTGLKILRRKIPTQEQEVLRVIEIIRKSAERGADITRRLLNFIRREGGKLTTVDVKDLIAEIKMLVTHSFPENIKVETYVDEAIKFINVDYGQMVQALMNLCINARDAMPEGGTLRIGARNVSHKEIKHKFPDAKIQDYVEISIADTGIGIPEEIRSKIFEPFFTTKPSDKGTGLGLSIVYKIVTSHGGYITFESKLGEGTCFYIFIPAVERKVEEKLEVEVEKLTHATLLIVEDEESLRYLLKEYLLSRGYTVIDTDDGYKAIELYKMNIDKIDLAIIDIGLPTIDGITTFRKIRQINPSACVVLTSGYYLTEPSPATLMAEEGLNGFIEKPYDFERIETIIERFVSR